From the bacterium genome, the window GACAGCATGTAATGGTCATTGTGACTTGCGCGGCACACCTCCCGGTGTGCCCGGGCAAACGAGGACGTTTGCCGCGCAATAGCAGAGAGGTTATCCACAACCGGCGAGACCGCCGGTTTTTTTGTGACATTTAGAGACCCTTTTTCCTTTTTGCTTGCCTGACTCTCGATCTTGCCGTTTACTGTTATCCCGGAATGAATATCCCAACAGATGACCAAATATCTCGTCTTTCCTATGGAAGGGAGCAGACTGTGCAGAACCGATTCAGGGAGATGGATTGCTTTGTCCTGGCCGGGGGAAAAAGCAACCAGGAGAGAGATTTTCAGCCCGATGGTGACCTGACGCGCCTTGAGCGAGGGTACCGTCGCTATGCTGCGGTCTTTGAGCGTGTGACGCTGGTGCTGAAGAAGGACCAGGCGCGCGAGCAATATCTCAATTATCCGTATGTGTGCGACGAATCAACCGAGCATGGCGCCGTGCATGGGATCGAAGAAGCATTGCGGCAGTCCGGGTCGGATGCGGTTTTTATCGGATCGACCGAGATCCGGGATTTCCCGCTCGAACTGGTAGTGGAACTGGTCAGGAATTACCAGGGAGAGTCGTTCCTGGGGTACCAGTCAGTTCACCAGGGAGTGGCACAGCCGTTGTTCGGCATCTACAGCAAAAAGCTGGTTGAATCGCTGAATGAAGGCAAGGCGGCCGATCTGACTGAGCTGATGCAACTACTGGCCCGCGATGGAAAGTTGCTGCCGCTTCCCGATCCGACATTGGCTGAACAGCTCAACCTGCGCTAGTGTTTGTGGACCGAATTTTGCAGCCGCTGACGCGTTCAGCCGGCTGACGGATTTCTATTCTATATATCCGCAGCTCTTATCTGATCAGCAGCATTTTTCGTGTCAGTTCCAATTCTCCCGCCGACATTCTGTACAAGTAGACTCCGCTGGCAACCTCCTGGCCGCTCTCATCGCGTCCATCCCATTCCACAACATGTTGTCCGGCAGATAGCTGGTCTTTGACCAGAGTACGAACCGACTGCCCCAGCAGATTGAATACTTCAATTTTCACCTGCGATCTGGAGGGTAACGAGAATCGAATTGTCGTGTTAGGGTTAAATGGATTTGGGTAGTTCTGTCGCAATTCGAAGTCATCGGGCAGCATGTCACCGCGTTCGTCGTCATCAACATCGACTGGTATATTCGAGGTGAAAGCGGCGTACACACCGGTGGACGATATAGCGGACATCACTTCGTTTTGCGCAGTATCGACAGCTCCACCGGACACGAGTGCAGACGCGCCTAGCAAGATGCCGTTGGTACGTCAGCCACAGCGACGCCGGGCCAGCTTGCCGTGAGCTGGTCCCCAATCCGGTGGCGATCACAGGAAAGGTGGTAGTGAGCAGCATGGTGCGGCCGGTGGATGCCATTCCGGTGTCCAGATTTACCTGACAGGCTCCACCAGGTCCATGCATGATCGATCCAGAACCGTTTCCAAGTTGCGTGCGGAAATTGAACGGCACAGCAAAGGGAGCGTTGTTATTATCCAGAGCGTGAATGGTGAACTGGCCGATTGCTGTGAGGCTATCAGTGAGCGTGGCTATGTAATCATTCGCTGCCAAGGAGAGCTGAATGGAATCACCTGAGGACGATGTCACCGCACAAGCGGTGGCACCAGAAGGGGAGCGCGGCACGCAATTGTCCGACGGAATCCAGATCGGGCACCTCGGCCGAAACCGATACCCAGGTGGGCTGATTAGAGAACCTTCTCGCCGCAGTAATATAAGTGCGGCCCGATGCAACAATGGTATCGGGTGAACTGTTGCTCATTCCCAGCAGGCGAATCAGACCACTATCTGAAGTATTTCCCTGGTCAATTGCGATTCCAGAATTGGCAATTTTGGCGACAACATTGATATTGCCGAGGGGCATCACCGGTCCCAGTCGCACGCTCTTCGTTCTGCGCGACGGTGCACTGAGGTCGGATCGAAATAGGACCTGAGCGCCTACGTCATAATCGAGGTTTACCAGGTCATTGTTGGGACCAACTAAGTGCTCTTCACCTGGGGGCAGGAGTCTTTCCGAGGGGAGTCGAATGGGCGCGAATATTGGTACGGCGGTGTAGTACCCTTCGAAATCCTGCTCAAACCATTCCCAACAAGACATTCCACGAACTTGAAAGTGCAGGTTGTTCCAACAGGAAGGGAAGGAGTAGCGGTTCTCATTGGACATTTCGGACTGATATGGACTGGCAAGCGGGAGCGGGTACTGACTATCCATAAACCCGTAGTTGGTGATGAGCGCGCATCTTCCAGAGTCCGCGAATAGGCCGGTGCCAAGTAGATATTCACCTAAAATCCAAAACCAAAGGGGACCACTTTAGGCGGGGGGGGGCGGTGTAGGTGAATCACTACATCCAGGGATTTCACCACGAATACTCCCTGCTATCGTCACATTGCCGAACCACTTACGGGGCATCCCCCCCCCCCCCCGCCCCGCCCCCCCCCCCCCCCCCGCGGGCCCCCGGGCCGGGCCTGTTGTCTGCCCAGAATCCGGTACCGGTTGGGGGTGGCGGGGGCGCCGGGCGGCCCCCCCGCGGGCGGACAGGCGGCCGCCCCCCACGGAAAACACCCCCAAACAAACCCCGCCCCCCCCCCCCCCCCCCCCCCACCCCCCACCCCCCCGGAAAAAGTTTGTCCCCCTCAACCGGAACCCCCCCCCCGGGTGTTGTAGGGGGAACGGCATAATCTAACCACCCCCCCCGTATTTTCCCCCCCCTTCCACCCCCCGGGGGGGGAGGCCCCGGGAAGGGAAGGCGCCCCACGGGGGGCCCGTGGTTGGGTACAAGGAAGGGGGGGGATTTAGTTTTGGGCGGGGGGCGGGGGGGGGTGGCCGCTGGTCGACTGTCGGGCCATGGAAAAGCATGAGCATGGGCAAGGCCGCGGCCCGGGCCCGCGGGGGCCCGGGGGGGGCGGGGCGGCGGGGGCCCAAAAGGGAGGGCGGGGGGGGGGGGGGGGGGGCGGGGCGGGGGGGGGGGGGGCCCGCCACCGGGAGTCCGGAGCGGTGGCTCCGCCAGGGGGGGGGCGGCCGCGGCGGGCGGCAGGAGCACAGAGAAAACCACACCCACCACAAAAACCCAAGAGGCCAAAGGAACAGAGGGAGAGCGAAACCCCCCAGAACCCCCTGGGGAGGAGCCGGAAACAAGAGGACGAAGTTAGACCGAAAAGACCCGCAGGGGGGTCCCCCCCCGGCCCGCGCGGAAGAAAAGAAGTGGACACCAAACCAGGAAGAAGAGAGACCACCCCCGGGCAGAGGCCCCCCCCCCCAAGCCAGAGCCAGGGGGGGCGCCAGCACCGCCACCCCGGCGTACCCCGAGAATTGCCGGGTCGTAAAGAAAGATCCCAAATACCGCTGTTTGTGTCTGAGAACCCACACAACCCGAAGACCCCGCGGGGGGGGGATATCCGGGGCCGCCGGGCGGAGGGGAAGGCCCCCCCCCCCGGGCGGGGGGGGTGCCGGGGGGGGGGGGCCCAGGGGGGGCCCCCGGGGTCGCGACGATCCGGCGGCCACCGGGGGGGGCCGCGGGGGGGGAGGGAACCCCCCCCCCCCCGGAGGGCGGCCCCACGGCGCCGCCCCCCCACCCCGCGCGGGCGGACTCCCCCCGCCCGAGGCGCGCAGCGCCCGGCCGGGGGGGGGCGCCGGCCGGGGGGGGGGCCCACACACCGGGCGGCCCGAAAAAACGGGGGGGGGGGGGGGGGGGGGGGGCGGGGGGGCGCCGCCAGTGGGAGGATGGAAAGGGCCACCACCTTTTAGCAGCCCCACGGTGACGGCTTGGAAGGGGAAAGGGGGCTCCGTGGGAGGCAGCGGGGGGGGACCCTCGCGCTACACTATAATATAGACCATTTTAATCCATTGTCAATTTCTAAATCACCTACCAGTCCTTCTGCCATCTAATTGCTGCGATCTCGGGCGAAAATTATGCACATACAGAGACTGGCAGCATTTTTCGACTATACCCCGACGCAATTGAAGGCGATGGGGATATTGACGGTCACAGCGATCCTGTTGACCGGCTACCTGCTGATCCGTTCCTATGCCGAACCGACTCCACAGGCAGTCTCCATGCCCGTCTTTTTGGGCGAGGATCAGAAGTTCACCGGGATATTTCTGATCGACCCAAACACCTCTCCCGCTGATTCGCTTGAATTGCTGCCGGGAATCGGGCGGACGCTGGCTGATCGAATAGTCGAATACCGACAGCAACATCGGTTTGAACAGGAGATCGATATCACCGAAGTGAAAGGGATCGGGCCGAAATTGTACGAGCGGATCAAACCATACCTGAGGGTCAAACGATGAGTGCGATCCTGGGGATCGATCTGCGTGGTCCGACCATCTGTACCGCATCGGTTGGCGAAACAAACGGTCGTCGCACGATTCTCTGGCTGGCCCAGGCGCCAGTGTCTGAGCGGATGCAGTATCCTGATAAGGTGACGCTCGCCCTGGCGATCCCGGATGACTCGGTGATGGTGAAATACTACCAGATGCCGACTGTCGCCGGTAGCGATGTGGAACTTCGGCTGCAATTTGAAATGGAGCAGTCGTTGCTGGATGATGCCGACCAATTTCGTTTCGAC encodes:
- a CDS encoding NTP transferase domain-containing protein; protein product: MQNRFREMDCFVLAGGKSNQERDFQPDGDLTRLERGYRRYAAVFERVTLVLKKDQAREQYLNYPYVCDESTEHGAVHGIEEALRQSGSDAVFIGSTEIRDFPLELVVELVRNYQGESFLGYQSVHQGVAQPLFGIYSKKLVESLNEGKAADLTELMQLLARDGKLLPLPDPTLAEQLNLR
- a CDS encoding T9SS type A sorting domain-containing protein yields the protein MSAISSTGVYAAFTSNIPVDVDDDERGDMLPDDFELRQNYPNPFNPNTTIRFSLPSRSQVKIEVFNLLGQSVRTLVKDQLSAGQHVVEWDGRDESGQEVASGVYLYRMSAGELELTRKMLLIR
- a CDS encoding helix-hairpin-helix domain-containing protein → MGILTVTAILLTGYLLIRSYAEPTPQAVSMPVFLGEDQKFTGIFLIDPNTSPADSLELLPGIGRTLADRIVEYRQQHRFEQEIDITEVKGIGPKLYERIKPYLRVKR